A genomic segment from Conger conger chromosome 2, fConCon1.1, whole genome shotgun sequence encodes:
- the LOC133115386 gene encoding G-protein coupled receptor 26-like produces MDTAEVIVSLLVVVIIIVSLLSNVLVLICFLYSPEIRKQVPALFTLNLTFCNLLLTVSNMPLTLVGLVNNGQIGGQGFCQSVGFLDTFLTTNSMLSMAALSIDRWIAVVFPLSYHSKMRHRDAALVLGYTWVHSVCFSTVAACLSWVGYNQLYASCTLCNARANSSRTQFVIFTVVFHSLTFLLSLIVLCVTYLKVLKVARFHCKRIDVITMQTLVLLVDIHPSVRQRCLEEQKRRRQRATKKISTFIGSFVLCFAPYVITRIVELFPVVPINSHWGVASKCLAYSKAACDPFVYSLLRHQYRKTCSDIINRILKRSSLNTSGRQLENGRNDVAQTAQGTWP; encoded by the exons ATGGACACAGCGGAGGTAATTGTCTCCCTCCTGGTAGTAGTCATCATCATAGTGTCGTTGCTGTCCAACGTGCTGGTGCTGATCTGCTTTCTGTATAGCCCGGAGATCCGGAAGCAAGTACCGGCATTGTTTACCCTAAATCTGACCTTCTGCAACTTGTTGCTAACTGTTTCCAACATGCCTCTGACTTTGGTGGGACTTGTCAACAATGGCCAAATTGGCGGCCAGGGCTTCTGTCAGAGCGTTGGCTTTCTGGACACGTTTTTAACTACAAATTCAATGCTAAGTATGGCAGCTCTGAGCATCGACAGGTGGATCGCGGTGGTTTTCCCTCTGAGCTACCACTCCAAAATGCGCCACAGAGACGCAGCTCTGGTGCTTGGCTACACGTGGGTACACTCCGTATGCTTCTCCACAGTAGCCGCTTGTCTCTCATGGGTGGGATACAATCAACTTTACGCATCTTGTACTCTCTGCAATGCAAGAGCGAACAGCAGTCGGACCCAGTTTGTTATCTTTACAGTGGTTTTCCACTCGCTCACGTTTCTTCTGTCTTTGATAGTGTTGTGCGTTACATACCTTAAAGTGCTAAAAGTGGCTCGGTTCCACTGTAAAAGGATAGACGTTATTACCATGCAGACTTTAGTGCTTCTCGTGGACATTCATCCAAG TGTTCGACAGCGATGCCTGGAGGAGCAGAagagacggagacagagagCCACCAAAAAGATCAGCACCTTCATCGGCTCGTTCGTGCTGTGCTTCGCGCCCTACGTGATAACGAG GATCGTGGAACTGTTTCCGGTAGTGCCTATCAACTCTCACTGGGGAGTCGCCTCCAAGTGCTTGGCTTACAGCAAGGCGGCGTGCGACCCTTTCGTTTACTCTCTGCTGAGGCACCAGTACAGGAAGAcgtgcagtgacatcatcaacagGATCCTGAAGCGCAGCTCTCTCAACACGTCGGGGCGGCAGCTCGAGAACGGGAGGAACGACGTCGCTCAGACCGCCCAGGGAACCTGGCCGTGA